In the genome of Candidatus Stygibacter australis, the window TCTGGCAGAGTGGCAATACTTATCAGGTAGTGGGTCATATTTACGTAAATACAGGCAACACTCTTCTGATCGAACCGGGAACAACAGTGATGTTCATGGCACATTATACATTTACAGTAACAGGTATCCTTATTGCTGCCGGAACGAATGCAGATTCCATACTCTTTACTTATGACAGGTCTAATACTCAATCCGATAACTGGAACCGGATATCCTTCGAGGAATCACAGTCTTCAGCTAGTATAATTTCATATTGTATTCTTGAATACGCTTCTGTACCCATTAGCTGCCGGGAAAATGCAAATATCCTGATTTCCAATAATACTTTTCGTATAGGCTTAGTTGCTATTGAAGTTGTAAGGTCTTCACCTTTGATCCAGTATAATCACATGGATGACTACCATAAAGGTGTTTATGCTGAGGAAGCATCAGCACTATTAGTCATACGCAGAAATGTGTTCACCAATATGTCATTTGCTGGTGTATGGTGTAGCAGCGCTGATAGCTGCCTGGTCGAAGATAACACTGTTCTAGCATCAGAAAGTTGGGGAATATACTGTTGCAGCACTGATGCAATAATCAGAAATAATGTTATTCATGGTGCCGGAGGCTATGGTATTATCTGCAGATATCAGATGGAATCCATAATTAGCAGAAATCTGATCACAGACAGTTATGGAGGTGTAGCTTATGATTCTGCTCAACAAACTGAATTGATCAATAACACCATCGTAAATTGCAAAACAGGATTATATTTGGATGATGAAACTGAGCCTATTGATATAATAAATAATATTTTCTATGATAATTACACAGCAATGAATCTGCATTTGCCGGAAGATTACTGCTTCAGCAATAATCTATTCTGGGAAAACAGCATCAATTTAACCGGGAGCGAAATGGTTGATCTGGGGATCATCTGCATGTATAATAATAATGGTACTCCATGTGATATATATCAAAATTTATTTACAAATCCATTATTTGAAGATCCTGAGCTTGATTATTACACACTGACTATTAATTCACCAGCTATCGACGCCGGTCTAAACAGTTATGAATACTATGATCCCGATGGCACGATTGCTGATTTAGGAGCTTATTACCTGCCGCAAGCTCCAGCAATCCCTGTCGCTGCTTTCACCTCAGACATATACTTCGGTCAAGCAGACCTGTGTGTTAGTTTCCGCTCAGAATCCACTGGCTATATTGATACCTATCTCTGGAATTTTGGGGATGGAAATACCAGTAATGCAGAAAATCCTGTTCACATATATGAAGAAAATGGCGAGTATAATGTATCTCTTACCGTATCAGGACCTTCTGGTTCTGATACTTGTCAGGAAGAAAACTACATCATAGTAATGCCCCAAATACAAGTTAGCGGTGATCTTTCTGGTCTTTGGACATCTGAATATTGCTACTGCCTGGTGGAAGATGCCTCCATCAATCATAATACTACTCTCACGATAGAACCAGGAACCCTGATCAGGTTTATGGGGCAATATACTTTGACAGTAATTGGAACTTTGATTGCTGAAGGTACAGAAACAGACAGTATCAGGTTCACATCAGGCAACCGGCGACCTTTTGAAGGAGACTGGGCATCAATAAACTTTATAACCAGCGAAGCAGACAACAGCGTATTTAATCATGTAATAGTGGAATATGCAGAAATAGGGATTTATTTGCATTATACTGCTTTACATATCACGAATTCGAGGATTTCTGATAATTTTTGCGGAATTGAAATCATGGAAGCAGCACCTGTGATTGAAGGGAATTATATTACAAGTAACTATGATCTTGGTATGGATATCCATGATAATTCCCCCTGTACAGTTAGTAATAATTACTTTTATGATAACCAGGAAGATATTTTTCTTAGAACTTATGGCCCTCCTCTTATCACTGGAAATACTTTCAGAAAAGCACAAAGAAAAGCAATCAGGTGTTATGGCACAACTGCCGATATATCGGGTAATTTATTTATCGACAATCCTGTAAGTATCATACTTGATGCAAGTTATCCGCTCATACATCATAACGTGTTTTGCGGAGGCGGCACTACCGGAGTCTGGGGTTTTGGCGATAATAATACTCCCGAGATTTATAATAATACCTTTATCAATCTAATTTATGGAATTCGTATCTTCACTTCAACCCAATTTTTGGTCACGAACAATGCTTTTTATGGTAATGAATATGCCCTTTATTCCTATCCCCTAACTTCTAATTTAGATCATAACCTATTTTACAATAATGTGATAAACTACGGTGGTAATGTTCCCGACTGGTTTGAAGTAATAGAATATGAGAACGAAAATAGTGATCCCTGTGATCTCAATTATAATCTGTTTATATCACCTGAATTTGTTGATCCGCAGTTATTAGATTTTCATCTAACCAGAGAATCGCCCTGCATAGATGCTGGAAATCCTGATCCCATCTATAATGATCCTGATGATACAATCTCCGATATTGGGGCATTTTACCTTCATCATCTGGTCGATAATGATGAAAATGGAATCATGCCTTCTGAAATTTCTTTTGCCAGTTACCCTAATCCTTTTAATCCCGAAACTAATATTGAATTTGAACTTGAGGATGCTGGAAAAGTAAAATTGACGGTTTATAATATTAAGGGACAAAAAGTGGCAGAACTGATTGATGAAGAAATGGAAGCCGGCAAACATAGTCTTGTCTGGAATGCTAAAGGGTGCGGTAGTAGCTGCTATTTTATACACTTGTCCACAGGATCGTATTCACTATTTCAAAAAGTGGTCTTACTTAAATAAACTTCTTTAAATGATGCCAACCCGGCGGAATTACATTAGCATCCCTGGCTAACTTTTATTATATTCAATGGATATAAATATTTATGATCAGCTCAAATTGGCAAATTGGTTTTCTTGATCAATTCTGCTGCCCAGAGCCGGGCATTTGAAAGAGAGCGGGATTCTTTACCTTTTTCATTCAAGAAATCACGTTCACCCACTATAGATGCTTCAGGCATTTCAGCTATCATATTTTTGAGGGTTTTGCCCGGTCCTCCCTGATGAGTGGCATAGACAGCAACCTTTTTACCAGCAAGGTCATGTTCACCAAAAAAAGTTCGTAAGGCTGGGACAAATGACCATGCCCAGACGGGTGTACCAATGATCACCAGATCATAATCCGCTGGATTGAAATTATATTCTATCAGTTTAGGTTTCTTTTTGCCCATAACCTGTGAACCACCCTTCAAAATAGAGATAAATTTAGAATCTTTGCTCTGTGCATCCTCTGTTAACAGAGGGATAAGATCAGCATCAAGCACTTTCGCCATGGTTTCAGCAATAGATTTCGTGAAACCAGTTAAAGAAAAATAAATAATTGCAGTTTTCATAATACTCCCCTTATTGTATCCAATAGATTAATAATTTTGAGGTGCAGCTTTTTGTAAAGGAAAATCCTTATAGCAGGAAACTTGACATATCTTAATGAGAATATAAAAATTGCAGAGTTAAATTCTAAGAGGTAAATTATGAAGTATATTTTAGTTAGTTTTGTATTAGTATTGTTTTTTTCCCCATTATCTGCAGTACATAATTTCACAATAAATGGTCAGGAATCCTTAACAGTAGCTGTTTCAGATAGTTTATATCTGGAATTTGAATTTGAGAATGAAGGTAATTCAGCAGACTTTGATCTGTCTATAGAAATTTTAGGACAGCAAATCCCCCTGTTTTCAGGAAACTATGCGCTTTTTGAAGATGGAGGGCTTTTAGACAGTACCGGTTTAGATGGCACTTTTGCGGGAGGGTTTAATAATTTTATTCAGCTTCCTGAAGGAACTACTTTGGTGGTTACACTCACAGACGAAGATGTGTCTGATGCCGTAGAAATCCAGTTTGAACAGCTTGATACTGATTTCAGTATAGCAGGTACAGTAACTCAGGAAAGCGGATGGATAGACCTGCCGGTGATGGGGGGAGTGGTCTTTACTATTTATAATGGCAGTGCAGAATACCTGATAGATTTATTTGAGAATTTCAGTCTGGAAGCATTACTGGAATTTATTTCTTCTGATCATTACCTGCTCAGCGATCTTACAGGACTTCTGGGAAACTATCAGATATTCGTACCAGAGGATATTCCAGATGTACCCTGCACAGTGGGAGTGTATAGTGCATTGGATCTTAACGGTGAATTTCTGGCACCAGAGATGCAGGAAGTAACTGTGAATGGAAATGTCAGTGGTATTGATTTCTATTATGGGTATCCTGATGGAGATTTTTCTGGTTTAGTACTTAATACTGAGGGAGAACCTGTTGCTAATGCAGCTTTTATCGTGGAAAATCCCAATTCCACAATTCCCTGGTTCTTTACTACTGATGAAAGTGGAGCTTTTTTATTCGCCCTGGCAAATGGAACTTATAGCTATACCGTTACAGCTTTAGGTTATGAAATATATTCCGATGAAGTTACTATTAATGATGATAATGTCTATTTGGAGATAGTTCTGCAGGGAGGTGGTGGCGAACCGGGCGGTGTTTTTTATGGTTTTGTGCTCAATGAACAGAGTGAACCGGTTGTCAATGCTGAGATAGTGCTCATGCCAGTATCTGGCGGAGACACGCAATATGTTTACACAATGGGAGATGGCAGTTTCAGCATAGAGTTAATGAATGGCATTTATAATTATATGGTCAGTCACGCCTGGTATATGGGAGATACTGGTGAATTTGAAATAGCAGATGCAGATGTATATCTGGAGATCATTATGCAGCCAGTGGATTCTAATGATGAAGATGTGCTCAGTCTTAGGAATTTAAGAGCCTGGCCCAATCCCTTTAATCCCCAGATAAATTTCAGCTTTCAATTGACTGAGCAAGCCGAAGTTGCTCTACACATATATAATATCCGGGGAGAATTAGTGAATACGCTGATAAATCAGAATTTAGCAGCAGGAGATCATAATTTCTCATGGACAGGGATATCAGTCGATAATACTCTGGCAAGCAGCGGAGTATATTATTATCGCCTTCAAAGCAGTGATATTGACTACAAGGGAAAGATTTTATTATTGAAATAGTCTGATTGGGGGAGAAAATGGCGTCACAAGAGGATCTGATTCGTCTAATAGATGAATTGCACATAGTCAGAGAAAACGGTGATAAAAATCAATTGATCACCGCACTAAGAAATCTAATTAATGCTTACAGTAAATCAAAAACAGTCTTTGAATCTATACCTTATGCGGAGGAATTAAATAAATTACTTACCGGTGACGAAAATATGCTGGCTGCTGCCCGAAATCACGATTATCTGGGCCGCATATACACCTTTCTACCAAACTTTGTAAAATCAGAATATCATTCTTCAAAAGCACTTGAACTTTATACCAGACTTGATGACAGTGAGGGGAAATTTTATGCTTATCACAACCTGGGAATGATCTATCGACATTTAGGGAAATATGATCGGAGTCTTGAGTATCTCTTTAATGCTAAAAAATATATGGAACAGCATCTCAAGGAAAATGATGATCAGGTAACCCCTTTTTTTCTTAAGCGAACTCCCAGCTTGCTGGAACAGATTGGGATTATTTATGCTTCGCTGAATCAAGTGGATAAATCAAGAGAATATTTAAAACTCTCCCTCCAGAAAGCGCGTGAAATAAATGGTCCCGAATCAATCAGTAGAGAACTTATTAATCTGGGAGTATCATATAGTAATGAAGATCCGGATATAGCTTTGGAATATTATCAAGAAGCCTTGCCACTGGTAAAAGAGCAAGGTGGAATTAATGTACTGGCAGTAGTAAAAAATAATATTGGTGGTGTATATGAAGATAAGGGAGAATATGAAAAGGCACTCGTAAATTATCAGGAAGCTCTTCAGCTCCTTGAAAAGGCAAAGATATATAAAAATCATTGTGTGATACTTAAACATATCGGCACAGTGAATTTTAAAATGAAGAAATATGATGAAGCATTGAACTTTGTTATTAAAAGCCTTAAGGAAGCTGAGAAAAATCACCAGAATCTGGAAGTAGAGGAGAACTATCAGCTATTAGGCAATATCTATAAAACTCAAGGCAAATTCCAGGAATCACTGGAAAATTTTGAGAAATATTCTCAATTAAAAGACACAAGATTGAATTCCGAAGTGATTGAAAAGATCTCAAATCTGCAAAAGAAGTATGATGCCACGATCAGCAAACTTGTGAAAACAGAGCGAAAAAGCTCATTGATATCAGAATCACTGAAGAATCAGATAAATATGAATTTCATTGGTAATAGTCATGCGATCAAGGAGGTTCACAAGCTGGCACTGATGGCAGCAGAACATTGTGACACTAATGTGCTGATCACTGGAGAAAGCGGGACAGGAAAGGAGATCATAGCCCATATAATTCATTTTGCCTCCCGTCGTAATGATAATATCTTTATCCCGGTAAATTGTAGTTCCATTCCGGAAAATCTAAGTGAAAGTGAATTCTTTGGTCATAAAAAAGGAGCATTTACAGGTGCTTCTTCAGATAAAGTCGGTTATCTGGAAGACGCCAGCAGCGGAACTTTATTTTTAGATGAAATTGGGGATATGCCTTTACCTTTGCAGGCTAAACTGCTGAGGGTATTGGAAACCAAAATAGTGAAGCCAATAGGGACAAATAAATCAATAAAAGTAAATTTCAGGCTGATTGCAGCAACTAATAAAGATATCAGTAAATTAATCGGAGAAAATGTGTTCCGGGTAGATCTGTTTTACAGAATAAATACCATTCAGATCCATATCCCTCCTTTGCGGGAACGTCGGGCGGATATTGAGCCCTTAACTCATTTTTTTGTTTCAAATTTTGCTGAAATCCTGAAAAAAACTGTTCCCCGGATAACTAAGGAATTGATAGAAAGGCTACGGGAATACCATTTTCCCGGGAATGTGCGGGAATTGAGGAATATGGTTGAGAGAGCTATGATCATGATAAAAACGGATACACTCGGTATCGAATCCTTTAATCTCACCCAAACACCAGCGATATGCAATGATCAATTATGCTATTCTGAAAGTACCATAGAAGAAATGGAAAAGCAAATGATCATAAACACACTTGATCAAACAGGAAATAATCTCACTCACACAGCCAAAAAATTAGGAATTTCATATTCAACCTTAAATCGCAAAATCAAAACTTATCAGCTAAGATGATCCCTTTATCCGATATTTAGAAAGTCCCTTTTCCAGTTCCATAACCTGATCGCGTAATTCCTTCACCCGTTTTTCTCTGCCAATGAATAACTCATGAAAATGCTCAAGTTCTTCATTTCGTTTTTGCAGTTCACTGGTTCGCAGGATACATTCCCTTCTATTTCCATTTAATAAATTACTGGTATAAACCTGATAAAGATCATATTTGAATTATCAGCCAAATATCCACCAGAATCTTTACTCAGTCCTCAAAATAACCTTCAGCCAGTTTATTGAGCTAACGATTGTTAACTGAAAATGGAGTAATCTTGAATTTAAATGGGTCGAAGGAGGGATACAAAAGATGAATGTTTATGTAATTACTGGGTGGGATAAATACTGGTTCAAGAGTATTCAGTTGATCAGTTTTTATGTAATCTACTTAAATTATTTTACTTGACGCTAATATGTTGCATATCATATTAAGAATGTGATCATTTAAAAAAGGAGAAACAATGAAAAGAGCAATAATAATGATTTTAATAATTGTAGTTTCTTGTATTTTAACAGGCGAAGAAATCGGTTTTGAAAAAGCAGTTGATCTATTGAGTGCTGTTTCTACGGAAGACTATCCAAATTCAGGTCAAATTGGGATAAATAATAAAAAGATTGAATTGGATGAAAAATGCAGGGGAACATATCTCGATGAGACTTTCACAAAAGTTCTTAATGAAAAGGGGAGACAAAACTTCAGCTTGTGGTTTTTTTATAACACTATGTATGATACTGTATATGTGAAAACGATGCAGGTAATTAAACAAGACGGGACAATCATTGAATTTGAGCCTTATGAGATATTGAACGAAACCGGTAATGCTTTTTCCAAATTTTCAAATATATATTCTGAAACAGGTAGAATTCTAAAGGGTGATCTACCAGATATTGAAGTTGGTGATATAATCAGGTATGAATCAATTACAACTGTGCATAATACAAGAATAGAGGATAACTTCTCAGACCAAATATCAGTAGAGAATTATTATCCAGTACTGAAAAGATATTACAAATTGAGCATTCCCGAAAGTATTAAGTTAAATATTCACCATATAAACAGTAAGGAAGGCTATGTTGATTTTTCAGAAAGCTTAGAAGCTGGCAAAAATATTTATGAATTTAATGTTTCCGTAGCCCCGGAAGTTCTCTATGAGCCTTCTATGGAAAACATTAATGAATTTGGTTATTATATAATGCTGACCACGATGAATAGTTGGGAAAGTATCTCGAAATGGTATTACAGTCTCGTTGCACCTCATCTTGATATAAATGATGCAATGGAAAATAAAGTAAACGAATTGATCGAAGGTTGTACTTCAAGGCAGGAGAAGGCGGAAAAAATATTTTACTGGGTTGCTCGAAAAGTTCGATATCTTGGTGTTGATAAAGAAACTTACAAGCCTGGTTATGAGCCGCATGATGTATCATACACATTTTCAACTCTGGGAGGAGTTTGCAGGGATAAAGCTGCCTTACTGGTGGCAATGTTACGAATCGCAGGAATTAGCTCTGATCCGATATTGATTTCAAGTGGATATAAATTAAATGCTGCTGCCCCAGTAATGTGGTTTAATCATGCAGTTGCAGTGAGCTATGATGAAAGTGGAGAACCGGAATTATTTTATGACCCCACCAATGAAAATACTAAAGAGCTTTTTCCCAAGTATCTTGAGGATTATACTTACATTATTGCTTCAGAACATGGAGCAGAGCTTAGGATCGTTCCGGTTTCTCCGGCAGAGGATAATAACATTGAGGTAATGATAGACATTGTTGTAGATGAGAACAATGATGCTGACTGCTCAGTGATAATGAATTATACTGGTCTGCCAGATGGATATATCCGCAGCAGTTTAATGAATATGAATCCTCAGAAGAAACAGGAAATTATTGAAGCAATAATTTCCAGAATACATCCATTCTCAAATCTAATTGACTATACGATTTCCGATCCAAATAATAAAGATGAATATATAAGTTTATCTTTTGAGTTCAAGGTAGATAATTACATTTCTGAAAGTGATGATTTAAAATTCATCAGGCTTGAAGCTTCCAGGTTAGCGTTGTTTCCCTTTTATGATTATCATTTGTATGCTTTCAATATATCAGAGAGAAAATATCCTTTTAAGCTGGATAATACCTACAGCTTAGACATTATAGAAACAATCAAATTCCCTGATGAGATTTCTGAAGTATCCATTCCGGAAATAAATGATTTAGATAAAAAAGGGTTTAACTTTACCTTTAAACATGAGAAACCTGACAGTCGGTCTTTGTCTTTTAAAACTAATTTTTCAATAAATGAAATTCATTTTGAGAAGGAAGATTTTCCTGATCTTAAAAATGAAATTGCCAATCTGGCTACATACGAAAAGCTCTATATAATTATAGAAAATTAGGAGAATAAGATGAAGAAATTAATAATAATTCTTGCTTTGTTTATCCACATTACTCTGATTTTTGCGGTTTCAGATTATAGTGCATATCTTGATAATGAAATTGGAATTGATGATTACCCCAATGCTTCGGCAATAAATATTTATACTGAAATAAACCTGTCTGTGAATGAAGATTATTCTTATGATTACAGTGTTTTTTACATTAAAAAAATCCTCACTTATATGGGTAAAAAACGGTACTCAGACGTGAAGTTTGAGTATTGTGCAGATTATGAGGAAATCGAGTTTGGGGATTGTTGTACAATCAATTCAGAAGGAGTTAGAATAGAAATTCCGGAGGAAGCATTACATGATTCAGAAGTGTATTGGACATTGTTATCACCCGAATATGTAAACCAATGGGAAAAGATCATCAACTATCCGGAAATTGAACCCGGCAGTTACATTATTGTGAATTATACTGAAAAGAACAACAGAAAAGA includes:
- a CDS encoding DUF3857 and transglutaminase domain-containing protein, with amino-acid sequence MKRAIIMILIIVVSCILTGEEIGFEKAVDLLSAVSTEDYPNSGQIGINNKKIELDEKCRGTYLDETFTKVLNEKGRQNFSLWFFYNTMYDTVYVKTMQVIKQDGTIIEFEPYEILNETGNAFSKFSNIYSETGRILKGDLPDIEVGDIIRYESITTVHNTRIEDNFSDQISVENYYPVLKRYYKLSIPESIKLNIHHINSKEGYVDFSESLEAGKNIYEFNVSVAPEVLYEPSMENINEFGYYIMLTTMNSWESISKWYYSLVAPHLDINDAMENKVNELIEGCTSRQEKAEKIFYWVARKVRYLGVDKETYKPGYEPHDVSYTFSTLGGVCRDKAALLVAMLRIAGISSDPILISSGYKLNAAAPVMWFNHAVAVSYDESGEPELFYDPTNENTKELFPKYLEDYTYIIASEHGAELRIVPVSPAEDNNIEVMIDIVVDENNDADCSVIMNYTGLPDGYIRSSLMNMNPQKKQEIIEAIISRIHPFSNLIDYTISDPNNKDEYISLSFEFKVDNYISESDDLKFIRLEASRLALFPFYDYHLYAFNISERKYPFKLDNTYSLDIIETIKFPDEISEVSIPEINDLDKKGFNFTFKHEKPDSRSLSFKTNFSINEIHFEKEDFPDLKNEIANLATYEKLYIIIEN
- a CDS encoding right-handed parallel beta-helix repeat-containing protein, with the protein product MRLRIFFILIIIIFSHIARSDIIDAEGDQSGIWQSGNTYQVVGHIYVNTGNTLLIEPGTTVMFMAHYTFTVTGILIAAGTNADSILFTYDRSNTQSDNWNRISFEESQSSASIISYCILEYASVPISCRENANILISNNTFRIGLVAIEVVRSSPLIQYNHMDDYHKGVYAEEASALLVIRRNVFTNMSFAGVWCSSADSCLVEDNTVLASESWGIYCCSTDAIIRNNVIHGAGGYGIICRYQMESIISRNLITDSYGGVAYDSAQQTELINNTIVNCKTGLYLDDETEPIDIINNIFYDNYTAMNLHLPEDYCFSNNLFWENSINLTGSEMVDLGIICMYNNNGTPCDIYQNLFTNPLFEDPELDYYTLTINSPAIDAGLNSYEYYDPDGTIADLGAYYLPQAPAIPVAAFTSDIYFGQADLCVSFRSESTGYIDTYLWNFGDGNTSNAENPVHIYEENGEYNVSLTVSGPSGSDTCQEENYIIVMPQIQVSGDLSGLWTSEYCYCLVEDASINHNTTLTIEPGTLIRFMGQYTLTVIGTLIAEGTETDSIRFTSGNRRPFEGDWASINFITSEADNSVFNHVIVEYAEIGIYLHYTALHITNSRISDNFCGIEIMEAAPVIEGNYITSNYDLGMDIHDNSPCTVSNNYFYDNQEDIFLRTYGPPLITGNTFRKAQRKAIRCYGTTADISGNLFIDNPVSIILDASYPLIHHNVFCGGGTTGVWGFGDNNTPEIYNNTFINLIYGIRIFTSTQFLVTNNAFYGNEYALYSYPLTSNLDHNLFYNNVINYGGNVPDWFEVIEYENENSDPCDLNYNLFISPEFVDPQLLDFHLTRESPCIDAGNPDPIYNDPDDTISDIGAFYLHHLVDNDENGIMPSEISFASYPNPFNPETNIEFELEDAGKVKLTVYNIKGQKVAELIDEEMEAGKHSLVWNAKGCGSSCYFIHLSTGSYSLFQKVVLLK
- a CDS encoding carboxypeptidase regulatory-like domain-containing protein, whose amino-acid sequence is MKYILVSFVLVLFFSPLSAVHNFTINGQESLTVAVSDSLYLEFEFENEGNSADFDLSIEILGQQIPLFSGNYALFEDGGLLDSTGLDGTFAGGFNNFIQLPEGTTLVVTLTDEDVSDAVEIQFEQLDTDFSIAGTVTQESGWIDLPVMGGVVFTIYNGSAEYLIDLFENFSLEALLEFISSDHYLLSDLTGLLGNYQIFVPEDIPDVPCTVGVYSALDLNGEFLAPEMQEVTVNGNVSGIDFYYGYPDGDFSGLVLNTEGEPVANAAFIVENPNSTIPWFFTTDESGAFLFALANGTYSYTVTALGYEIYSDEVTINDDNVYLEIVLQGGGGEPGGVFYGFVLNEQSEPVVNAEIVLMPVSGGDTQYVYTMGDGSFSIELMNGIYNYMVSHAWYMGDTGEFEIADADVYLEIIMQPVDSNDEDVLSLRNLRAWPNPFNPQINFSFQLTEQAEVALHIYNIRGELVNTLINQNLAAGDHNFSWTGISVDNTLASSGVYYYRLQSSDIDYKGKILLLK
- a CDS encoding flavodoxin translates to MKTAIIYFSLTGFTKSIAETMAKVLDADLIPLLTEDAQSKDSKFISILKGGSQVMGKKKPKLIEYNFNPADYDLVIIGTPVWAWSFVPALRTFFGEHDLAGKKVAVYATHQGGPGKTLKNMIAEMPEASIVGERDFLNEKGKESRSLSNARLWAAELIKKTNLPI
- a CDS encoding sigma 54-interacting transcriptional regulator, with the translated sequence MASQEDLIRLIDELHIVRENGDKNQLITALRNLINAYSKSKTVFESIPYAEELNKLLTGDENMLAAARNHDYLGRIYTFLPNFVKSEYHSSKALELYTRLDDSEGKFYAYHNLGMIYRHLGKYDRSLEYLFNAKKYMEQHLKENDDQVTPFFLKRTPSLLEQIGIIYASLNQVDKSREYLKLSLQKAREINGPESISRELINLGVSYSNEDPDIALEYYQEALPLVKEQGGINVLAVVKNNIGGVYEDKGEYEKALVNYQEALQLLEKAKIYKNHCVILKHIGTVNFKMKKYDEALNFVIKSLKEAEKNHQNLEVEENYQLLGNIYKTQGKFQESLENFEKYSQLKDTRLNSEVIEKISNLQKKYDATISKLVKTERKSSLISESLKNQINMNFIGNSHAIKEVHKLALMAAEHCDTNVLITGESGTGKEIIAHIIHFASRRNDNIFIPVNCSSIPENLSESEFFGHKKGAFTGASSDKVGYLEDASSGTLFLDEIGDMPLPLQAKLLRVLETKIVKPIGTNKSIKVNFRLIAATNKDISKLIGENVFRVDLFYRINTIQIHIPPLRERRADIEPLTHFFVSNFAEILKKTVPRITKELIERLREYHFPGNVRELRNMVERAMIMIKTDTLGIESFNLTQTPAICNDQLCYSESTIEEMEKQMIINTLDQTGNNLTHTAKKLGISYSTLNRKIKTYQLR